One Hippoglossus hippoglossus isolate fHipHip1 chromosome 5, fHipHip1.pri, whole genome shotgun sequence genomic window carries:
- the LOC117761740 gene encoding LOW QUALITY PROTEIN: CTTNBP2 N-terminal-like protein (The sequence of the model RefSeq protein was modified relative to this genomic sequence to represent the inferred CDS: deleted 1 base in 1 codon), translated as MVEFLRSADEHMKSKLNMDSLSKPELLMLFSILEGELEARDLVIDALKAQRKELFIQERYGRYNLSDPFLALQRDSQAVGDQSKDPGCSAPASNPLVVLKLVVSHCRRMQEKMLAQLAAAESRHRMVIADLEEEKRRHAEDTAEGDDVTYILEKERERLQQQLEFERSQVRRLEKEQRRIADQLEEERAQHKQLSCALAKECKVASARALEEGHRQTELSRKLDKEKEACHALEKELEDERRRTLRMEARVEEQLAEFDTEREQLRSRLKKEEAHCQQLQQQVEELKRNLEEVNMMTDAAPVEADEKEWATKVPPGKTTVDTIEVEDIEEDRNQPVQPKVNGHHCPMETNGHHGPNNVLPETMCQENGNENPPVHQNQTSFSPSALPPSSPCASPVLAKRPGGSPSPGSYQSPYQAGINQRFHAARHKFQGTTDPEPQSQAAPPAPPLSPKELPTVTNTSSPEASPVKQMARSTVTQVLSRFTTVQQNATPKLAAPNNSPFGTDYRSLAAPLSPVIGRAAGALPQGIRSPIIPRADRGNPPPIPPKKPGLAQAPPSPAAVPRSSSHFSDSPLSGSCGLTSGQEGVKELDMVVSSN; from the exons GCCCAGCGTAAAGAGCTGTTCATCCAGGAGCGCTACGGCAGATACAACCTCAGCGACCCCTTCCTggccctgcagagagacagCCAGGCCGTGGGTGATCAGAGCAAGGACCCGGGCTGTTCTGCCCCAGCCTCCAACCCTCTGGTGGTTCTCAAACTGGTGGTGAGCCACTGCAGGAGGATGCAAGAGAAGATGTTGGCCCAGCTGGCTGCAGCGGAGAGCAGGCACAGAATG GTCATTGCAgatctggaggaggaaaagaggaggcaCGCTGAGGACACAGCCGAGGGAGATGACGTCACTTACATcctggagaaggagagggagcgCTTACAACAACAG CTGGAGTTTGAGCGTAGCCAGGTCCGGCGGTTGGAAAAAGAACAGCGGCGAATTGCTGACCAGCTCGAAGAAGAACGGGCACAGCACAAACAGCTCTCCTGCGCTTTGGCCAAAGAGTGCAAGGTG GCGAGTGCCAGAGCTCTGGAGGAGGGTCACCGGCAGACTGAGCTGAGCCGTAAACTCGACAAG GAAAAGGAGGCATGTCACGCCTTGGAAAAAGAGctggaggatgagaggaggcgAACGCTTCGGATGGAGGCGCgagtggaggagcagctggcTGAGTTTGACACGGAGCGAGAGCAACTCCGCTCACGCTTAAAGAAGGAGGAGGCTCACTGTCAACAGCTACAACAGCAG GtagaggagctgaagaggaacctGGAGGAGGTGAACATGATGACAGATGCAGCACCAGTGGAGGCAGATGAGAAGGAGTGGGCCACTAAAGTTCCTCCAGGAAAAACAACAGTAGACACTATCGAGGTCGAGGACATTGAGGAAGACAGAAACCAGCCCGTGCAACCAAAAGTCAACGGTCATCATTGTCCAATGGAGACGAACGGGCACCACGGTCCAAACAACGTTCTCCCAGAGACAATGTGCCAAGAGAACGGGAATGAAAACCCTCCAGTTCATCAGAACCAGACGTCATTCTCCCCCTCCGCtctgcctccttcctccccctgcGCCTCGCCTGTTCTTGCCAAACGTCCAGGAGGCAGCCCCAGTCCAGGTAGCTACCAGTCTCCCTACCAGGCCGGGATCAACCAGCGCTTCCATGCTGCTCGTCACAAGTTCCAGGGTACGACTGACCCAGAACCTCAGTCCCAGGCCGCCCCGCCGGCTCCTCCTCTCTCGCCAAAGGAACTCCCCACTGTGACCAACACCTCCTCCCCGGAGGCCAGTCCAGTCAAGCAGATGGCCCGCAGCACAGTCACCCAGGTCCTGTCTCGCTTTACCACTGTCCAGCAGAATGCTACACCAAAGCTCGCGGCACCAAACAACTCGCCCTTTGGTACAGACTACCGCAGCCTGGCAGCGCCCTTGTCTCCCGTCATTGGAAGGGCAGCGGGGGCTCTTCCCCAGGGGATCAGATCACCCATCATCCCCAGGGCGGACAGGGGAAATCCTCCACCCATCCCCCCTAAGAAGCCCGGTCTGGCACAGGCCCCTCCATCCCCGGCGGCGGTTCCCAGGTCTTCGAGCCATTTCTCCGACAGCCCCCTCTCAGGCAGCTGTGGCCTCACCTCCGGCCAGGAGGGAGTCAAAGAACTGGACATGGTGGTTTCATCCAATTAA